The Desulfobaculum bizertense DSM 18034 genome includes a region encoding these proteins:
- the rpsQ gene encoding 30S ribosomal protein S17, translated as MAEVKKSNKRVMTGKVVSDKGDKTIVVRVETLVKHPLLKKYIRRRTKFMAHDPNNDCGIGDKVQIIEHRPMSARKRWHLLNIVEKAV; from the coding sequence ATGGCTGAAGTGAAGAAGTCTAACAAGCGTGTTATGACCGGTAAGGTTGTTTCCGACAAGGGCGACAAGACCATCGTCGTTCGCGTCGAAACCCTGGTCAAACACCCTCTGCTGAAGAAGTACATTCGCCGCCGTACCAAATTCATGGCTCACGATCCCAACAACGATTGTGGTATCGGGGACAAGGTGCAGATTATTGAGCACCGCCCCATGAGCGCACGTAAGCGGTGGCATCTCCTCAATATCGTTGAAAAAGCGGTCTAA
- the rplW gene encoding 50S ribosomal protein L23 translates to MDYTKVIIKPLISEKAAMMHEEGNKVVFFVAVDANKIEIAKAVEKAFDVKVTGVNVIKRRPRARFRMGRRLGVESGYKKAYVTLAEGHKIELFEGV, encoded by the coding sequence ATGGATTACACAAAAGTAATCATTAAACCGCTGATCTCTGAGAAGGCCGCTATGATGCACGAAGAAGGCAACAAGGTTGTTTTCTTCGTGGCCGTCGACGCCAACAAGATCGAGATCGCTAAAGCGGTTGAGAAGGCATTCGATGTGAAAGTGACGGGTGTGAACGTGATTAAGCGTCGCCCGCGTGCCCGTTTCCGTATGGGACGCCGTCTGGGCGTCGAGTCCGGTTACAAGAAGGCTTACGTCACTCTGGCTGAAGGCCACAAGATTGAACTGTTCGAAGGAGTCTAG
- the fusA gene encoding elongation factor G: protein MARKVSISEQRNIGIMAHIDAGKTTTTERILYYTGVSHKIGEVHDGQATMDWMEQEQERGITITSAATTCFWNDHRINIIDTPGHVDFTMEVERALRVLDGAVAVFDAVSGVEPQSETVWRQADRYNVPRIAFVNKMDRVGADYFRCVEMIKDRLGAKAVAMQLPIGAEDEFRGMIDLLTGKALIFDDADKGAHYTVEEIPADLQDQYETMRLELIEAVAEEDEELMEKYLGGDELSCEDIVAGVRKAVINMSIAPVFCGTAFKNKGVQPLLDAVVAYLPSPADIEQMVGHDVDTDEEIECPCDESKPLAALAFKLAADPFVGHLSFLRLYSGRIESGMTVINATTGKKERVGRLLKMHANKREEIKVAKAGDIVAAVGLKNVSTGDTICDPAQVLKLESLEIPDPVIQVAIEPKSKADRDSLSDALVKLAKEDPSFQVASDDETGQTLISGMGELHLEIIVDRLMREFNVNANVGAPRVAYRETITKPTKVDHKYAKQSGGRGQYGHVVIEVEPNPEKGYEFVNSISGGVIPREYIPAVDKGIQDALKSGVMAGYPVVDVKVDLVFGSFHDVDSSEQAFYIAGSMAIKEACRQAGPSLLEPIMAVEVVTPEDYLGDVMGDLNSRRGKVSSMEARANAQVVNAMVPLSEMFGYATDLRSRTQGRATFTMQFDHYEKVPNSLAEEIIKKN from the coding sequence GTGGCACGTAAAGTATCCATTTCCGAGCAGAGAAACATCGGTATCATGGCCCACATTGATGCGGGCAAAACGACGACTACCGAGCGTATTCTCTACTACACCGGCGTATCTCACAAGATCGGTGAGGTTCACGATGGCCAGGCAACGATGGACTGGATGGAGCAGGAGCAGGAGCGTGGTATTACTATCACATCTGCTGCTACTACTTGCTTCTGGAATGATCATCGTATCAACATCATTGACACTCCCGGTCACGTTGACTTCACTATGGAAGTTGAGCGTGCCCTTCGCGTACTTGACGGCGCTGTCGCTGTTTTTGACGCAGTGAGTGGCGTTGAGCCCCAGTCTGAGACTGTGTGGCGCCAGGCTGACCGTTACAACGTTCCTCGTATCGCATTCGTCAACAAAATGGACCGCGTTGGCGCGGATTATTTCCGTTGCGTTGAGATGATCAAGGACCGTCTCGGTGCCAAGGCTGTTGCAATGCAGCTGCCTATCGGTGCAGAAGACGAGTTCCGCGGTATGATCGACCTCCTGACCGGTAAAGCTCTCATCTTTGATGACGCTGACAAAGGCGCTCATTACACAGTTGAAGAGATCCCGGCTGACCTGCAGGACCAGTACGAGACCATGCGTCTCGAGCTGATCGAAGCAGTTGCAGAGGAAGATGAGGAACTCATGGAGAAGTACCTGGGCGGCGACGAGCTGTCCTGCGAAGACATCGTTGCTGGCGTTCGTAAGGCCGTCATCAACATGAGCATTGCTCCTGTCTTCTGTGGTACCGCATTTAAGAACAAGGGTGTTCAGCCTCTGCTGGATGCTGTTGTTGCTTACCTGCCTTCTCCTGCAGACATCGAGCAGATGGTTGGTCACGATGTGGACACCGACGAAGAGATCGAGTGCCCCTGTGACGAGAGCAAGCCTCTGGCTGCTCTGGCCTTCAAGCTCGCTGCTGACCCGTTTGTCGGTCACCTTTCCTTCCTTCGCCTCTACTCCGGCCGCATTGAATCCGGTATGACCGTTATCAATGCTACCACCGGCAAGAAAGAGCGCGTTGGTCGTCTGCTGAAGATGCACGCTAACAAGCGTGAGGAAATCAAGGTTGCTAAGGCTGGCGATATCGTTGCAGCTGTTGGTCTGAAGAACGTGAGCACAGGTGATACCATCTGTGATCCCGCTCAGGTCCTGAAGCTCGAGTCCCTCGAGATTCCGGATCCAGTTATCCAGGTTGCAATTGAGCCTAAGTCCAAGGCCGACCGTGATTCCCTGTCTGACGCTCTCGTTAAGCTTGCCAAGGAAGACCCGAGCTTCCAGGTTGCTTCTGACGACGAGACTGGCCAGACTCTGATCTCCGGCATGGGTGAGCTTCACCTCGAAATCATCGTTGACCGCCTCATGCGCGAATTCAACGTGAATGCAAACGTGGGTGCACCCCGCGTTGCGTACCGTGAAACCATCACCAAGCCTACCAAGGTTGATCACAAGTACGCCAAGCAGAGTGGCGGTCGCGGCCAGTACGGTCACGTCGTCATCGAGGTCGAGCCGAATCCCGAAAAGGGCTACGAGTTCGTCAACTCCATTTCCGGTGGTGTTATTCCTCGCGAATACATCCCCGCAGTCGACAAGGGCATTCAGGACGCACTGAAGTCCGGCGTGATGGCCGGTTACCCTGTTGTTGACGTGAAAGTTGATCTCGTCTTCGGTTCTTTCCATGACGTCGACTCCTCCGAACAGGCATTCTACATTGCCGGTTCCATGGCTATTAAGGAAGCTTGCAGACAGGCTGGTCCCAGCCTCCTCGAGCCAATTATGGCTGTTGAAGTCGTTACCCCCGAGGATTACCTCGGTGATGTCATGGGCGACCTGAACTCCCGCCGCGGTAAAGTTTCCAGCATGGAAGCACGTGCCAACGCACAGGTTGTCAACGCTATGGTCCCGCTGAGCGAAATGTTCGGTTATGCAACCGACCTTCGTTCCCGCACACAGGGCCGCGCTACCTTCACCATGCAGTTCGACCACTATGAGAAGGTTCCGAACAGCTTGGCTGAAGAAATCATCAAGAAGAACTAG
- the rplE gene encoding 50S ribosomal protein L5 encodes MTRLEKLYKDKVAPALQKEFGYKSPMQLPTLKSVSLNIGLGAASQNNKLIEGAVDELTRIAGQRAVATRAKKSIAAFKLREGMPIGVRVTLRGDRMWDFLDKLVNVALPRVRDFRGIPDRGFDGRGNFTLGVKEHTIFPEIEIDQVELVKGMNVTVVTSAGTDKEGKALLQMLGMPFKK; translated from the coding sequence ATGACTCGTCTCGAGAAACTGTACAAGGACAAGGTCGCTCCCGCCCTGCAGAAAGAGTTTGGGTACAAGTCGCCGATGCAGTTGCCTACGCTTAAGAGCGTAAGCCTCAACATCGGTTTGGGTGCGGCTAGCCAGAATAATAAGCTTATCGAAGGCGCCGTAGACGAACTGACCCGCATTGCAGGTCAGCGAGCTGTTGCTACCCGCGCTAAGAAATCCATCGCAGCATTTAAGCTTCGCGAAGGCATGCCGATCGGTGTGCGCGTGACGCTGCGTGGGGATCGTATGTGGGACTTCCTCGATAAGTTGGTGAATGTTGCACTGCCTCGCGTCCGTGACTTCCGTGGAATTCCGGATCGTGGTTTTGATGGCCGTGGTAACTTTACCCTTGGTGTTAAGGAACACACGATCTTCCCCGAAATCGAAATCGATCAGGTGGAGCTCGTTAAGGGCATGAACGTGACCGTCGTAACCAGCGCCGGCACCGACAAGGAAGGCAAAGCTCTGCTTCAGATGCTGGGCATGCCTTTCAAGAAGTAA
- the rplC gene encoding 50S ribosomal protein L3 yields MAKTLGIMGRKLGMTRVFSDDGTAVPVTVVAAGPCPILQKKEAATEKYAALQIGFEEIDEKKVTKAQKGHMAKADRGLYRHLKEFRVDSTDGYELGQDLTVEMFQPGDKVKVSGTSKGKGFQGPMKRWNFRGLPASHGAEKVHRSPGGIGQCAWPAKVFKGKKMAGQMGNKNVTCINVEVLDVRPEDNLIILKGQVPGPKNGLVMVRKQ; encoded by the coding sequence ATGGCTAAGACGCTTGGCATCATGGGACGCAAGCTGGGCATGACCCGCGTCTTCAGCGATGACGGCACGGCAGTCCCCGTTACCGTCGTTGCTGCCGGACCTTGCCCAATCCTTCAGAAGAAGGAAGCTGCGACCGAGAAATACGCCGCTCTTCAGATCGGCTTTGAAGAAATTGACGAGAAGAAGGTCACGAAAGCCCAGAAAGGGCACATGGCCAAGGCTGACCGCGGCCTGTATCGCCACCTGAAAGAATTCCGCGTGGATTCCACAGATGGCTACGAGCTGGGTCAGGATCTTACCGTCGAAATGTTCCAGCCCGGGGACAAAGTTAAAGTTTCCGGCACGTCTAAAGGTAAGGGCTTTCAGGGCCCAATGAAGCGTTGGAACTTCCGCGGCCTGCCGGCATCTCACGGCGCCGAAAAGGTTCACCGTTCCCCAGGTGGTATTGGTCAGTGCGCTTGGCCTGCAAAGGTTTTCAAGGGCAAAAAGATGGCCGGCCAGATGGGCAACAAGAATGTGACCTGCATTAATGTGGAAGTCCTTGACGTTCGTCCCGAAGACAACCTGATCATCCTTAAGGGTCAGGTGCCCGGACCCAAGAACGGCCTCGTGATGGTCCGTAAGCAGTAA
- the rplB gene encoding 50S ribosomal protein L2 → MAVRKLKPTSPGRRFQTVSTFEEITCTTPEKSLVEGLTKKSGRNHFGRITSRRRGGGHKRLYRIIDFKRDKRGIAAKVATVEYDPNRSARIALLHYADGEKRYILAPVGIEVNQTVMAGDTADIKPGNALALAKIPVGTIVHNIELRPGCGGQFCRAAGTYAQLVAKEGKYALLRMPSGEVRNVLATCFATVGQVGNIQHENVSVGKAGRARWMGKRPEVRGVAMNPVDHPLGGGEGRSSGGRHPVTPWGKPTKGYKTRNKKKPSSRLIVKRRGEK, encoded by the coding sequence ATGGCTGTGCGCAAACTGAAACCCACTTCTCCGGGTCGGCGCTTCCAGACGGTCTCTACCTTTGAAGAGATCACCTGCACGACTCCTGAGAAATCTCTTGTCGAGGGTCTGACCAAGAAGAGTGGTCGTAACCACTTTGGTCGTATCACCTCTCGTCGTCGTGGTGGTGGCCACAAGCGCCTCTACCGTATTATTGACTTTAAGCGTGACAAGCGCGGCATTGCTGCTAAGGTTGCTACCGTTGAGTACGACCCGAACCGTAGCGCCCGCATTGCACTGCTGCATTACGCCGATGGTGAAAAGCGCTACATCTTGGCACCTGTTGGCATCGAAGTGAACCAGACCGTTATGGCTGGCGACACTGCCGACATCAAGCCCGGTAATGCACTTGCTCTGGCCAAAATTCCGGTCGGTACCATCGTGCACAATATTGAGTTGCGTCCCGGCTGCGGCGGACAGTTCTGCCGTGCAGCTGGTACTTACGCCCAGCTCGTTGCTAAGGAAGGCAAATACGCACTGCTGCGTATGCCCTCCGGCGAAGTCCGCAACGTGCTGGCAACCTGCTTTGCTACTGTCGGTCAGGTTGGCAACATCCAGCATGAAAATGTGAGCGTCGGTAAAGCCGGCCGCGCACGCTGGATGGGCAAACGCCCCGAAGTTCGTGGTGTTGCAATGAACCCTGTTGACCACCCCCTCGGTGGTGGTGAGGGTCGTAGTTCCGGTGGCCGTCATCCTGTCACTCCGTGGGGTAAACCCACCAAGGGCTACAAGACCCGCAACAAGAAGAAACCTTCTTCCCGGCTCATTGTTAAGCGCCGTGGTGAGAAATAG
- the rplD gene encoding 50S ribosomal protein L4, with protein sequence MAVLKIYDQEKKEVGELTLAPEVFEVAVKPEILNLVVRAQRASQRAGTHATRNRALIRGGGAKPWRQKGTGRARAGSMRSPLWRGGATVFGPQPRSYEFKVNKKVRRLALRMALSARVAEGNMTVLKGIELKEAKTKAFAQVLTSLGLKKALIVTADEDKVLSLSARNIPGVTLLQHDQLNVYDVLRYDQLIMLEDAAKSVEERLK encoded by the coding sequence ATGGCTGTTTTGAAAATATACGACCAAGAAAAGAAAGAAGTGGGCGAGCTGACACTCGCTCCCGAGGTTTTCGAAGTTGCCGTTAAACCGGAAATTTTGAACCTCGTGGTTCGTGCACAGCGCGCCTCTCAGCGTGCCGGCACTCACGCCACCCGTAACCGCGCTCTGATTCGCGGTGGTGGTGCGAAGCCTTGGCGCCAGAAGGGTACTGGTCGTGCACGTGCCGGCTCCATGCGTAGCCCTCTGTGGCGCGGTGGTGCAACGGTGTTTGGCCCTCAGCCCCGTAGCTACGAGTTCAAGGTGAACAAAAAAGTTCGCCGCCTCGCCCTGCGTATGGCTCTGTCCGCCAGAGTCGCTGAAGGGAACATGACGGTGCTTAAGGGCATTGAGCTGAAGGAAGCCAAGACCAAAGCTTTTGCGCAGGTTCTGACCTCTCTGGGCCTTAAAAAGGCCTTGATTGTTACTGCTGATGAAGATAAAGTTCTCAGTCTTTCCGCGCGCAATATCCCCGGTGTTACTCTCCTTCAGCACGACCAGCTCAATGTCTACGACGTGCTTCGCTACGACCAGCTCATCATGCTGGAAGACGCAGCTAAGTCCGTCGAAGAGAGGTTGAAGTAA
- the rpsJ gene encoding 30S ribosomal protein S10 has product MVSMQSDRIRIKLKAYDYRILDKAVAEIVDTARNTGASIAGPIPLPTNIHKYTIQKSVHVDKKSREQFEMRIHKRLLDILEPTQQTVDALGKLSLPAGVDVEIKL; this is encoded by the coding sequence ATGGTTTCCATGCAGAGCGATCGCATCAGAATCAAGCTGAAAGCGTACGATTACAGGATTCTGGACAAAGCCGTTGCCGAGATCGTCGACACGGCCCGGAATACCGGCGCCAGCATTGCCGGCCCGATCCCTCTTCCGACCAACATCCACAAGTACACGATTCAGAAGTCTGTGCACGTGGACAAGAAGTCCAGAGAACAGTTCGAGATGCGCATCCACAAGCGCCTTCTCGACATTCTTGAGCCCACTCAGCAGACCGTGGACGCCTTGGGTAAGCTTAGCCTTCCCGCTGGTGTGGATGTTGAAATCAAACTCTAG
- the rpsL gene encoding 30S ribosomal protein S12 codes for MPTINQLVRSARKKQLKRKKTPALQECPQRRGVCTRVYTTTPKKPNSALRKVARVRLTNGIEVTSYIPGEGHNLQEHSVVMIRGGRVKDLPGVRYHIIRGTLDTAGVADRRQARSKYGAKRPK; via the coding sequence ATGCCTACCATTAACCAGCTTGTCCGCAGCGCGCGTAAAAAACAGCTGAAGCGCAAAAAGACTCCTGCACTGCAGGAGTGCCCCCAGCGCCGCGGTGTGTGCACCCGTGTGTACACTACCACCCCGAAAAAGCCGAACTCGGCTTTGCGTAAGGTCGCACGTGTGCGCCTTACTAACGGCATCGAGGTGACTTCTTACATTCCTGGTGAGGGCCACAATCTGCAGGAGCACTCTGTGGTCATGATCCGAGGCGGTCGTGTAAAAGACTTGCCAGGTGTTCGTTATCACATCATTCGTGGCACGCTTGATACCGCCGGCGTTGCAGACCGTCGCCAGGCTCGTTCCAAGTACGGCGCCAAGCGGCCGAAGTAA
- the rpsC gene encoding 30S ribosomal protein S3 — translation MGQKVHPYGFRLGYNKNWLSRWFANKDYADNVFEDDKIRKFVKKRLYHAGISRIEIERAGGKVRLIVFTARPGIVIGRKGVEIEKLRGELRHKFGHEFSIEVNEVRRPETDAQLVAENIAMQLERRVAFRRAMKRTVGMARKFGAEGIKINCAGRLAGAEIARSEWYREGRVPLQTLRADLDYGFAQAHTTYGVIGVKVWIFKGEILDQEGE, via the coding sequence GTGGGTCAGAAAGTACATCCCTACGGATTCCGGTTGGGGTACAACAAGAATTGGCTGTCCCGCTGGTTCGCGAACAAGGACTATGCGGACAACGTTTTCGAAGACGACAAGATCCGTAAGTTCGTCAAGAAAAGACTTTACCACGCTGGCATTTCTCGTATCGAGATCGAACGTGCTGGTGGCAAGGTCCGCCTGATCGTCTTTACAGCCCGTCCCGGTATCGTTATCGGTCGCAAGGGTGTAGAGATCGAAAAGCTTCGCGGTGAGCTCCGTCACAAGTTCGGCCACGAGTTCTCCATTGAGGTGAACGAAGTGCGCCGTCCTGAAACGGACGCCCAGCTGGTGGCTGAAAACATCGCTATGCAGCTCGAGCGCCGCGTGGCATTCCGCCGCGCTATGAAGCGCACGGTAGGCATGGCCCGTAAGTTCGGTGCCGAAGGCATTAAGATCAACTGCGCAGGCCGTCTGGCCGGTGCTGAGATCGCACGTAGCGAGTGGTACCGTGAGGGCCGCGTTCCGCTGCAGACCCTTCGTGCCGATCTGGACTATGGTTTTGCCCAGGCCCATACCACCTACGGTGTTATTGGCGTGAAGGTCTGGATCTTCAAGGGTGAAATTCTGGATCAGGAAGGTGAATAA
- the rplX gene encoding 50S ribosomal protein L24, with the protein MKKFKIRKDDKVMVIAGKDKGKVGKVLKIFRKKDRVLVEKVNMVKRHTKANPYTQQAGGIVEKEAAVHISNVALICDACAKPTRVGYKVTADGKKVRFCKKCNETID; encoded by the coding sequence ATGAAAAAGTTCAAGATCCGCAAAGATGACAAAGTCATGGTCATCGCCGGTAAGGATAAGGGCAAAGTCGGTAAGGTGCTGAAGATCTTCCGCAAGAAGGACAGAGTCCTCGTGGAAAAGGTCAACATGGTAAAGCGCCATACCAAGGCTAACCCTTATACCCAGCAGGCTGGTGGTATCGTCGAGAAAGAAGCAGCTGTTCACATTTCCAATGTGGCTCTGATTTGCGACGCTTGCGCCAAGCCTACCCGCGTTGGGTACAAGGTCACTGCAGACGGCAAAAAAGTCCGTTTCTGCAAAAAGTGCAACGAAACCATCGACTAG
- the rpsG gene encoding 30S ribosomal protein S7 → MPRKGPVPKREILPDPKFHSVLASRFVNRMMIDGKRSIAEKIFYSALDSLAEKTQEEPIKAFEKALDNVKPQLEVKSRRVGGATYQVPMEVRPDRQVALAIRWLITFARSRGEKGMTGRLTSELLDAFHNRGGAVKKKEDTHRMAEANKAFAHYRW, encoded by the coding sequence ATGCCTAGAAAAGGTCCTGTACCCAAAAGAGAAATTCTGCCTGATCCGAAATTCCACAGCGTGCTGGCTTCCCGCTTTGTGAACCGCATGATGATTGACGGTAAGCGCAGCATTGCTGAGAAGATTTTTTACAGTGCTCTCGATTCCTTGGCTGAAAAGACCCAGGAAGAGCCTATTAAGGCTTTTGAGAAGGCTCTGGACAACGTCAAGCCCCAGCTCGAGGTTAAATCCCGCCGTGTTGGTGGTGCAACTTACCAGGTTCCTATGGAAGTTCGCCCCGACCGTCAGGTTGCTCTCGCAATCCGCTGGCTGATTACTTTCGCACGCAGCCGCGGCGAAAAGGGCATGACCGGGCGTCTGACCAGCGAACTGCTGGACGCTTTCCACAATCGTGGTGGCGCTGTGAAGAAGAAGGAAGACACCCATCGTATGGCTGAAGCCAATAAGGCTTTTGCTCATTATCGTTGGTAG
- the tuf gene encoding elongation factor Tu has product MAKEKFERKKPHVNIGTIGHIDHGKTTLTAAITKGASLIGGGEFIAFDEIDKAPEEKERGITIATSHVEYETETRHYAHVDCPGHADYIKNMITGAAQMDGGILVVAATDGPMPQTREHILLARQVGVPSLVVFLNKCDLVDDEELLELVELEVRELLSKYGFPGDDIPVIQGSALKALEADTAEDPALAPIKELLDACDSYIPEPERDVNKPFLMPIEDIFSISGRGTVVTGRVERGVLKVGDEIEIVGIKDTTKTTCTGVEMFRKLLDQGEAGDNIGALLRGVKREDVERGQVLAAPGSITPHKKFKGEVYVLTKEEGGRHTPFFSGYRPQFYFRTTDITGVVTLAEGVEMVMPGDNATFEVELIAPIAMEKGLRFAIREGGRTVGAGVVSEIEE; this is encoded by the coding sequence ATGGCTAAAGAAAAATTTGAGCGCAAAAAGCCTCATGTAAATATTGGTACCATTGGTCACATTGACCACGGTAAAACCACCTTGACCGCAGCTATCACCAAGGGTGCATCCCTCATCGGTGGCGGCGAGTTCATCGCTTTTGACGAAATCGACAAGGCTCCCGAAGAGAAAGAGCGCGGTATCACCATCGCAACTTCTCACGTTGAGTACGAGACCGAGACCCGTCACTACGCTCACGTGGACTGCCCCGGTCACGCCGACTACATCAAGAACATGATCACCGGTGCTGCCCAGATGGACGGCGGTATCCTCGTGGTTGCAGCTACTGACGGTCCCATGCCTCAGACTCGTGAGCACATCCTGCTCGCTCGTCAGGTTGGTGTGCCTTCTCTGGTTGTGTTCCTGAACAAGTGCGACCTCGTTGACGACGAAGAGCTCCTCGAGCTCGTCGAACTCGAAGTTCGTGAGCTGCTTTCCAAGTACGGCTTCCCCGGTGATGACATTCCGGTCATCCAGGGTTCCGCACTGAAGGCTCTCGAGGCTGACACTGCTGAGGATCCGGCACTCGCTCCTATCAAGGAACTCCTGGATGCTTGCGACAGCTACATCCCCGAGCCTGAGCGCGACGTCAACAAGCCTTTCCTGATGCCCATCGAAGACATCTTCTCCATCTCTGGCCGTGGTACCGTTGTTACCGGTCGTGTGGAGCGCGGTGTGCTGAAAGTTGGTGACGAAATTGAAATCGTCGGCATCAAGGACACCACCAAGACCACCTGTACTGGTGTTGAGATGTTCCGCAAGCTCCTCGATCAGGGTGAAGCTGGCGACAACATCGGCGCACTCCTTCGCGGTGTGAAGCGTGAAGACGTCGAGCGCGGCCAGGTTCTGGCAGCTCCCGGCTCCATCACTCCTCACAAGAAGTTCAAGGGTGAAGTCTACGTCTTGACCAAGGAAGAGGGCGGTCGTCACACTCCGTTCTTCTCTGGTTATCGTCCGCAGTTCTACTTCCGTACCACCGACATCACCGGCGTGGTTACCCTCGCAGAAGGTGTCGAGATGGTTATGCCTGGTGACAACGCAACCTTCGAAGTCGAGCTCATCGCCCCCATCGCTATGGAAAAGGGCCTGCGCTTTGCTATCCGTGAGGGTGGCCGCACTGTCGGCGCTGGCGTTGTTTCCGAAATCGAGGAGTAA
- the rpmC gene encoding 50S ribosomal protein L29, producing the protein MTAKELRELSVSELNEKLGEFRQELFNLRIQHATAQLENTQRIPEVKKIIARILTILTEKESGE; encoded by the coding sequence ATGACTGCCAAAGAACTCCGGGAACTCTCCGTTTCCGAGCTCAATGAAAAACTCGGCGAGTTTCGGCAGGAGCTGTTTAACCTCCGCATTCAGCATGCCACGGCTCAGCTGGAAAATACCCAGCGTATTCCCGAGGTGAAGAAAATCATCGCCCGGATTCTCACCATCCTCACTGAGAAGGAAAGTGGAGAATAA
- the rpsS gene encoding 30S ribosomal protein S19 produces the protein MPRSLKKGPFIDDHLWKKVENAGETGDRRVIKTWSRRSTIFPEMVGLTFAVHNGRKFIPVFVSENMVGHKLGEFAPTRTYFGHAADKKSKAKR, from the coding sequence ATGCCTAGGTCGCTGAAAAAAGGTCCCTTCATTGATGACCACCTTTGGAAAAAGGTAGAGAACGCCGGCGAGACGGGTGACCGTCGAGTCATTAAGACCTGGTCTCGTCGCTCCACGATCTTCCCCGAAATGGTAGGTCTGACCTTTGCAGTTCACAATGGCCGGAAGTTTATCCCTGTCTTCGTGAGTGAAAACATGGTCGGGCACAAGCTCGGCGAATTCGCTCCGACGCGTACCTACTTCGGTCATGCGGCTGACAAGAAAAGCAAGGCCAAACGATAA
- the rplN gene encoding 50S ribosomal protein L14 gives MIQVESKLDVADNSGAKKVLCIKVLGGSRRRYASVGDIIMVSVKEAMPHSKVKKGDVMPAVVVRTKKEVGRPDGTYIKFDTNSAVLLNKQNEPVGTRIFGPVARELRGKNFMKIVSLAPEVL, from the coding sequence ATGATTCAGGTCGAATCCAAGCTCGACGTCGCCGATAATTCAGGCGCTAAGAAAGTGCTCTGCATCAAGGTGCTCGGCGGCAGCCGCCGTCGTTACGCCTCGGTGGGTGATATCATCATGGTTTCCGTTAAGGAAGCAATGCCCCATTCCAAAGTGAAGAAGGGTGATGTTATGCCGGCCGTCGTCGTTCGTACCAAAAAGGAAGTTGGCCGCCCGGACGGGACATACATCAAGTTTGACACGAACTCTGCAGTTCTTTTGAACAAGCAGAACGAGCCTGTGGGCACCCGTATTTTCGGACCCGTTGCACGTGAGCTTCGTGGCAAGAACTTCATGAAGATCGTCTCTCTGGCGCCTGAAGTGCTGTAG
- the rplP gene encoding 50S ribosomal protein L16, with protein sequence MLSPRKTKFRKRQKGRLRGKALRGNTIAFGEVGLKTLEHGKLTNQQIEAARIAMMRHIRRGGQVFIRIFPDQVLTSKPAEVRQGKGKGAPSGWYAPVKPGRIMYEIKGVDVALAKEALVRAAHKLPVKTAIVVKEGL encoded by the coding sequence ATGCTTTCTCCAAGAAAGACAAAGTTCCGCAAACGCCAGAAAGGTCGTCTGCGCGGTAAGGCCCTGCGTGGCAACACCATTGCCTTCGGTGAAGTCGGTCTGAAGACGCTTGAACACGGGAAGCTGACCAACCAGCAGATTGAGGCAGCCCGTATTGCCATGATGCGACACATCCGTCGTGGCGGTCAGGTCTTCATCCGTATCTTCCCGGACCAGGTCCTCACCTCGAAACCTGCCGAAGTTCGACAGGGTAAAGGTAAGGGTGCTCCTTCCGGCTGGTACGCTCCGGTCAAGCCTGGCAGGATCATGTATGAAATCAAGGGTGTTGATGTTGCCTTGGCCAAGGAAGCACTGGTCCGTGCGGCACATAAGCTGCCTGTAAAGACCGCTATTGTTGTCAAGGAGGGTCTGTAA
- the rplV gene encoding 50S ribosomal protein L22, which produces METRAVAKYMRTSAQKVRLVARNVEDLPVEEAINILTFTPKKAAKLLNKVLHSAVANAEQAGVEVDNLFVKQVIVNEGPTLKRIIPRAMGRANRILKRTSHITVVVAEA; this is translated from the coding sequence ATGGAAACCAGAGCTGTTGCCAAATATATGCGCACTTCTGCACAGAAAGTTCGCCTCGTTGCTCGCAACGTTGAAGATCTTCCTGTAGAAGAGGCTATTAATATATTGACTTTCACGCCTAAAAAGGCAGCCAAACTGCTCAACAAGGTGCTGCATTCCGCAGTTGCCAACGCAGAGCAGGCTGGTGTTGAGGTCGATAACCTGTTTGTGAAACAGGTGATTGTTAACGAGGGACCGACCCTCAAGCGAATCATCCCTCGAGCCATGGGGCGCGCGAACCGTATCCTGAAGCGCACCAGCCACATTACCGTGGTAGTCGCTGAGGCCTAA